A window of Polaromonas hydrogenivorans contains these coding sequences:
- a CDS encoding hemin-degrading factor: MSAVLQTQTWALPENPATEAMAASISPAHLRELFSAARRSGKRAKDAAESLGVSEGQAIAAHTAVHEHGLQATPLHGPWVEVLQALQLCGPVMALTRNESTVHEKTGVYENISASGHMGLALGEDIDLRLFFGRWHAGFAVYEPASQPKNPPSQSLQFFDAHGVAVHKVFVRAETDRAAFNDIVSQFSEGDKTCVFTPAPPKPIPKPDAELDAAGLAQGWSEMTDTHQFFGLISRFGVERQQAFRLVEGRFTERAEPGIVRVLLDEAAFDGTSIMVFVSSSGCIQIHSGPVRRIEPMVTATARWLNVLDAGFSLHLREDMIENAWIVKKPTADGVVTSVEIFDARGELMAMFFGSRKPGVPEQQAWRDIAARLPRLPNLQS, encoded by the coding sequence TGAGCGCCGTGCTTCAGACCCAGACCTGGGCATTGCCGGAAAACCCTGCCACCGAAGCCATGGCCGCTTCCATCAGCCCGGCCCATCTGCGCGAGCTTTTCAGTGCGGCCCGCCGCAGCGGCAAGCGCGCAAAAGACGCCGCCGAAAGCCTGGGTGTGAGCGAAGGCCAGGCCATCGCCGCCCACACGGCCGTTCATGAGCATGGCCTGCAGGCCACGCCGCTGCACGGCCCGTGGGTGGAGGTGCTGCAGGCGCTGCAGCTGTGCGGCCCGGTGATGGCGCTGACGCGCAACGAATCGACCGTGCATGAGAAAACCGGCGTCTATGAAAACATCAGCGCCAGCGGCCACATGGGGCTGGCGCTGGGTGAAGACATTGATTTGCGCCTCTTCTTTGGCCGCTGGCATGCGGGTTTCGCGGTGTATGAGCCCGCCAGCCAGCCCAAAAATCCGCCTTCGCAAAGCCTGCAGTTTTTTGATGCCCATGGCGTGGCGGTGCATAAGGTGTTCGTGCGCGCCGAAACCGACCGGGCAGCCTTCAATGACATCGTGAGCCAGTTCAGCGAAGGGGACAAAACCTGTGTATTCACCCCGGCGCCGCCCAAACCGATTCCCAAACCCGACGCCGAACTCGATGCTGCAGGCCTGGCGCAAGGCTGGAGCGAGATGACCGACACGCATCAGTTCTTCGGGCTGATCAGCCGGTTCGGCGTCGAGCGCCAGCAGGCTTTCCGGCTGGTCGAGGGGCGCTTTACCGAACGCGCCGAGCCCGGCATCGTGCGCGTCCTGCTCGACGAGGCGGCGTTCGATGGCACCTCGATCATGGTGTTCGTCAGCAGCAGCGGCTGCATCCAGATCCACAGCGGCCCGGTCAGGCGCATCGAGCCGATGGTCACGGCCACGGCGCGCTGGCTCAATGTGCTGGATGCCGGCTTCAGCCTGCACCTGCGAGAGGACATGATCGAGAACGCCTGGATCGTCAAGAAGCCCACGGCCGACGGCGTGGTGACGTCGGTGGAAATCTTCGATGCACGCGGCGAGCTGATGGCGATGTTCTTCGGCAGCCGCAAGCCCGGCGTTCCCGAGCAGCAGGCCTGGCGCGACATTGCCGCGCGCCTGCCGCGCTTGCCGAATTTGCAATCCTGA
- a CDS encoding heme/hemin ABC transporter substrate-binding protein: protein MNNPPDTPCHALSRRAALCLFSLPGAFAACALSAPAAWSQTPATPRAPRIVSVNGAMTEIAYALDAGPQLAGTDTTSVFPPAALRTPKVGYMRQLSAEGLLSLQPDTVIGTTEAGPGVVMDQLRSAGVKVELVEADHSWSEVRRKVAAVGRATSRTAQATALQARLDAEWAGVQATVARHAGRKPRAIFILSHSASPQVAGRNTAAHAMLDYAGLVNAFTDGQASAFAGYRPMTAEALVSAAPELIITTTQGIEASGGLDKFWSRPGLALTPAYQRRALVALDALYLIGFGPRLPQAVAELHQAALKVAA from the coding sequence ATGAACAACCCACCCGACACGCCTTGCCACGCCCTGTCGCGGCGCGCGGCCTTGTGTCTTTTCTCACTCCCGGGGGCTTTCGCCGCCTGCGCCCTGTCTGCGCCTGCTGCGTGGAGCCAGACGCCGGCGACACCCAGGGCGCCGCGCATCGTCTCGGTCAACGGGGCGATGACCGAGATCGCCTACGCGCTGGACGCCGGACCGCAACTGGCCGGAACTGACACCACCAGCGTCTTTCCCCCGGCGGCGCTGCGCACGCCCAAGGTCGGCTACATGCGCCAGCTGTCGGCCGAGGGCCTGCTGTCGCTGCAGCCCGATACGGTGATCGGCACCACCGAAGCCGGCCCCGGCGTGGTGATGGACCAGCTGCGCAGCGCCGGCGTGAAGGTCGAGCTGGTCGAGGCCGACCACAGCTGGTCCGAGGTGCGGCGCAAGGTGGCGGCCGTGGGGCGCGCCACGTCGCGCACCGCCCAGGCCACGGCCCTGCAGGCCAGGCTGGACGCCGAATGGGCCGGCGTGCAGGCCACGGTGGCGCGGCATGCCGGGCGCAAGCCCAGGGCGATTTTCATTTTGTCGCACAGCGCCAGCCCGCAGGTGGCCGGCCGCAACACCGCCGCGCATGCCATGCTGGACTACGCGGGGCTTGTCAACGCTTTCACCGATGGACAGGCCAGCGCCTTCGCGGGCTACCGCCCGATGACCGCCGAAGCGCTGGTGAGTGCCGCGCCCGAGCTGATCATCACCACCACGCAGGGCATTGAAGCCAGCGGCGGGCTGGATAAATTCTGGTCACGCCCCGGCCTGGCCCTGACCCCCGCCTACCAGCGCCGCGCGCTGGTGGCGCTCGATGCGCTGTACCTGATTGGTTTTGGCCCGCGCCTGCCGCAGGCCGTGGCCGAGTTGCACCAGGCCGCCCTGAAGGTGGCCGCATGA